From the genome of Holophagales bacterium:
GCCGTCGCGATGCCGAAGACCGCGTCCGTCACGTAGTGGAACCGTCCGTAGAACGTGGAGACGTAGAGGGAGAGGACCACCGGCGAGAGGAGCCAGAACGTCGGGCGGTGGTGCTTCCACGCCATGACCCACATGACCGTCGCGGCGGCGGCGTGGGGGCTCGGGAGGGATCCGCCCGCGTAGTGGGCATGGGTCCGGATGAGCTCCCCCACCCACGTGAAGAGCGCCCCGTCGAGCGGAATACGGAACCGGTCTGCCATCCAGTACATCGGGCTGGCGACCGGAAAGAGGATGAAGCCGGCGTCGCAGAGGACGTTCGCCAGGCCCAGCGCGAGGAAGTACTCCTCCGCCGCCGCCCGGCCCCGCCGGACCCAGAGGACCGCGCAGAGGACGGGGTAGAGAGGCACGTAGATGACGTAGCAGAACATCATCCACTCGGTGAGGGGAGGCGTGACGCATCGCTCCAGCCAGAGCGTTGGCTGGACGCCGAAGAGCCACGCCTCGAACGCGAGGACGAGGTCGTCCTGGAACCTTCCGTGGAGGACCAGCTGCAGGGAGGCGACGGCGCCGAACAGGTAGGCGTACGAGAGCGAAACGGTGGCCGTCCGCAGGAAGAACGCGACGACGGGGCGCCGGACGCGCGGCATCACGGCAGCCGAGGCGAGGACGGCGAGTGCGACACCAACGTTCTTCGCGACCAGGAGGGACCACCCTTCGACGGCCCCCCGGAAGCCCACGGCGAGGAGGCTGAAGAGCGCGAGGGTCGCGAGGATGACCCCGTCTGCAGCGCGCAGCTCCACCCCTCCGAAGACCCGCCGCGCCTCTCCGTCTCTCGTCGGTATACCGGTCATCGCGTGGAAGCTAGCGGCACACGATGAAGAGGTCGAGCGAGAGTCCGAGCACCCAGTGCGTCAGGAGGGGAACGAGCAGGGACCGCGAACGGAACGCGATGACGCCCCACACGAGACCGCCCAGGACGGCACCGAGCGTCTCGCCGAAGGGCTTTCCGACGTGGAAGGCGGCCGAGACGGCGGTCTGGACGAGGATGGCGTTCCAGTCCCCGATCTCCTCGCGCAGACCGAACTGGACGAACCCCCGGAAGCCGAACTCCCAGCCCGCGTAGAAAGCGAGGTACGCGAGGGCGTGGCCCCCGAACGCGAGCGGCCCCGCACCGGAGGCCCGGTTCAGCGGGTAGACGGCGAGGAACTCCGGCATCCGGGACGCCGAAAGGCTCAGGAGAGCCATGACCGGAGCGACCACGGCGAAGGCCTTCCATCCGAAGGAGAGGTCGCCCAGCTGCACCCCGTAGGCCGAGAGCGGCTCATGCAACACGAGCTTCACGATCAGGGCGGGAATCAGGCCCAGGAGGACGAAGGCCGCGGCGAATGAGTAGAGCCCGGCGGTGAAGACCGGGTCTCGCCCGAGGACGAACGTGGAGGCCAGGTGCCGGAGGTAGGTTGGCTGGTTCCCGAAGTAGAAGAAGAGGATTCCAAGGACCGACGCGCCGACGACGACGATGGTGGATTTCCGGCTGACCGGGGGAACGAGGTCTCCGGCAGAGGCGGGCTCCGCGCGCAGAATCACCGGCCGCCGCCCTGGCCGTGCAGCCAGTCCAGCGTCCGGCGCACACCCTCCCGAAGAGGCGTGATCCGGTAGCCGAGCTCCGTCTCGGCTTTCGCGCTGGAATAGGCCCAATCCTCGAGGAACGTCTCGACCCATCCGGGCGTGATCCGGGGATAGAGACCGAACCATTCGGCCTTCAGCTTCTCGAGGCGTGCGTAGGACACCGCGACCGGCCGAGGCAGCCCGATCTGGATGTGCCTCTTCCCCGTCAGCTCGTCCACGAGCCGCAGGAGACCTCTCAGCGAGATGTTCTCGCCTCCGAGGATGTACCGCTCGGCCACCCGGCCCTTCTCCATCGCGAGGAGATGCCCCTCGACGAGGTCGTCCACGAACGCGTAGTTCCCGACGTTCTCGCCGCTGCCGGGGACGACCGGGAACCTCCCGCGGTCGTACTCGTCGATCATCAGCGACACCGAGTTACCCTCGGTCCGCTTTCCCGGACCAAAGACCCGCGTCGGGTGTACGACCACGATGGGGACGCCCCGGGCGGCCATTTCCAGGGCCTCCCGCTCGGCAACGGACTTGGTCTCCTCGTATTCCGTGAGAAAGCGCGGCGTCGACCTCGGCGTCGCCTCGTTCCCGACGACCCCCTTCGTCGTCGGCCCGAAGACGACCACCGTCGACGTGTAGACGATGCGCCGTACGCCGGACTCCGCCGCGGCTTCGAAGACGTTCCGGGTCCCCCCGACGTTGAGCCGGGAGAACGTCGAAGGGTCCTTCGCCCAGTTCCGGGCATAGGCGGCGAGGTGAAAGACCTCCGAACAGCCTTCCAGCGCGCGGCGGAGCGAGGCGCGATCCAGGATGTCGCCTTCCACCCACTCCAGTCGCTCGGCGGCGGATCTCTTGCTCGTCGGGCGCGCCAGCGCCCGTACGGTTCGACCCCGGGCCAGGAGGGACGCCACGAGCCTGTCGCCGACGAACCCGGTGCCACCCGTGACGAAGACCCGTTCAGGGCTCAGATCGACTCCATCCGGACGGATGGGAGGGCGCTCCTCGGCGCGCTACCGTACATCGGTCGGCGATCGTAGCACTCGCGGTACGCCCACGATCCTTCATCGAATGGCGTCAGGCGCCGCTTCGCCAGCCGGGGAGGCGAAGCTCGAAGATGGCCTTCTCCCCGCCGCCCTCGGCAGCGATCACGTCTCCTCCGTGGAAGCGTGCGACGTGCCGCGCCAGTGCGAGGCCGAGGCCGAGACCGGGCGCCGCTTCCCTCGCCGCAGCTCCCCGGTAGAAGCGATCGAAGACCTTCTCGCGTTCCTCCAGCGCCAGCGCGACGCCGGGCGTCTCCACCGAGAGGGTCACCCGCCCGCCGTCGGCGGAGAGCACCGCCAGTGGCGTGACCCCTGCCGGTGCGTACTTCCGGGCGTTGTCGAAGAGGTTGTCGACGGCGAGCCGCAGGAGGTCCTCGTCTCCCCGGACGAGCGCCTCGTCCGGCGCCGTCAGCGCAATGGCCCGTCCGCTTCCTTCGGCGGATGCCCTCACCAGGTCGGCGACGTTCACGGTTTCACCGGCGCCGAGCCCGCTGGTTTCGTCACGCGACAGAACGAGGAGGGCATCCACGAGCCGCGCGAGCCGGTCCACCTCCGATGTCAACGCCTCCAGCTCGGTCCGGCACTCCCCCGAGGCCACCGCCGCGGCCCTTTCGGTCCGCAGTCGGATGCGCGTGAGCGGCGTCCTCAGCTCGTGCGCTGCGTTGAGGACGAACTCCGCCTCCCTGTCGAGCGCCGCTCCGAGCCGCCCGAGGACCCCGGAGAAGGCCCGCTCGAGAACGGCGGCCTCGGACGGGAGCGCTTCGTGCGGGACCGAAACGTAGTCGCGCGGGTGATCGACGGCGCCGAGGCGCAGGGCGAGGTCCTCCATGGGGCGCGCCGCCGCCCGGCCTGCCCAACGGCCAACGGCCAGAGCCAGCAGGGACGAGGGGATGGCCGCCAGAAAGAGCGCCGCCCAGAACAGGCGCCGGAGCGGAAGACCGTCCTGCGGCCGGCGGACGACCTCGAGGACAAAGCCCCCCGGCATCTCGCGCCGAACGCCAATCCAGCCCACCGGCAGACCGGTTGCGCCGTCGAGCCGTGGCCCCTCCC
Proteins encoded in this window:
- a CDS encoding phosphatase PAP2 family protein — translated: MTGIPTRDGEARRVFGGVELRAADGVILATLALFSLLAVGFRGAVEGWSLLVAKNVGVALAVLASAAVMPRVRRPVVAFFLRTATVSLSYAYLFGAVASLQLVLHGRFQDDLVLAFEAWLFGVQPTLWLERCVTPPLTEWMMFCYVIYVPLYPVLCAVLWVRRGRAAAEEYFLALGLANVLCDAGFILFPVASPMYWMADRFRIPLDGALFTWVGELIRTHAHYAGGSLPSPHAAAATVMWVMAWKHHRPTFWLLSPVVLSLYVSTFYGRFHYVTDAVFGIATAGLAVVLTPLVQRAWGRLSGAGPDTSAACRT
- a CDS encoding CPBP family intramembrane metalloprotease; amino-acid sequence: MILRAEPASAGDLVPPVSRKSTIVVVGASVLGILFFYFGNQPTYLRHLASTFVLGRDPVFTAGLYSFAAAFVLLGLIPALIVKLVLHEPLSAYGVQLGDLSFGWKAFAVVAPVMALLSLSASRMPEFLAVYPLNRASGAGPLAFGGHALAYLAFYAGWEFGFRGFVQFGLREEIGDWNAILVQTAVSAAFHVGKPFGETLGAVLGGLVWGVIAFRSRSLLVPLLTHWVLGLSLDLFIVCR
- a CDS encoding NAD-dependent epimerase/dehydratase family protein, with the protein product MASLLARGRTVRALARPTSKRSAAERLEWVEGDILDRASLRRALEGCSEVFHLAAYARNWAKDPSTFSRLNVGGTRNVFEAAAESGVRRIVYTSTVVVFGPTTKGVVGNEATPRSTPRFLTEYEETKSVAEREALEMAARGVPIVVVHPTRVFGPGKRTEGNSVSLMIDEYDRGRFPVVPGSGENVGNYAFVDDLVEGHLLAMEKGRVAERYILGGENISLRGLLRLVDELTGKRHIQIGLPRPVAVSYARLEKLKAEWFGLYPRITPGWVETFLEDWAYSSAKAETELGYRITPLREGVRRTLDWLHGQGGGR
- a CDS encoding HAMP domain-containing histidine kinase; this translates as MKFDSLSRRTVAATLLTAVVSSVVLAAGAALALRLLWQRHDLRELDRTAVTLERTFRLEMKEHGHTLSEAAKEVLEEMIVHPDRAEIRKGAVVVAEHGEGPRLDGATGLPVGWIGVRREMPGGFVLEVVRRPQDGLPLRRLFWAALFLAAIPSSLLALAVGRWAGRAAARPMEDLALRLGAVDHPRDYVSVPHEALPSEAAVLERAFSGVLGRLGAALDREAEFVLNAAHELRTPLTRIRLRTERAAAVASGECRTELEALTSEVDRLARLVDALLVLSRDETSGLGAGETVNVADLVRASAEGSGRAIALTAPDEALVRGDEDLLRLAVDNLFDNARKYAPAGVTPLAVLSADGGRVTLSVETPGVALALEEREKVFDRFYRGAAAREAAPGLGLGLALARHVARFHGGDVIAAEGGGEKAIFELRLPGWRSGA